The following coding sequences lie in one Glycine soja cultivar W05 chromosome 16, ASM419377v2, whole genome shotgun sequence genomic window:
- the LOC114390842 gene encoding subtilisin-like protease SBT1.9 has product MGINICLSLCFFYITTLHRTISTLAQSENYIIHMDISAMPKAYSSHHTWYLSTLSSALENSKATTDNLNSKLIYIYTNVINGFSANLSPKELEALKTSPGYVSSMRDLRAKRDTTHSPQFLGLNKNVGAWPASQFGKDIIVGLVDTGISPESKSYNDEGLTKIPSRWKGQCESSIKCNNKLIGARFFIKGFLAKHPNTTNNVSSTRDTDGHGTHTSSTAAGSVVEGASYYGYASGSATGIASRARVAMYKALWDEGDYASDIIAAIDSAISDGVDVLSLSFGFDDVPLYEDPVAIATFSAMEKGIFVSTSAGNEGPFLGRLHNGIPWVITVAAGTLDREFHGTLTLGNGVQITGMSLYHGNFSSSNVPIVFMGLCDNVKELAKVKSKIVVCEDKNGTIIDVQAAKLIDANVVAAVLISNSSYSSFFLDNSFASIIVSPINGETVKAYIKSTNYGTKGTLSFKKTVLGSRPAPSVDDYSSRGPSSSVPFVLKPDITAPGTSILAAWPQNVPVEVFGSQNIFSNFNLLSGTSMACPHVAGVAALLRGAHPDWSVAAIRSAIMTTSDMFDNTMGLIKDVGDDYKPATPLAMGAGHVNPNRALDPGLVYDVGVQDYVNLLCALGYTQKNITVITGTSSNDCSKPSLDLNYPSFIAFFKSNSSSTTQEFERTVTNVGEGQTIYVASVTPVKGYHVSVIPKKLVFKEKNEKQSYKLRIEGPRKKKEKNVAFGYLTWTDLKHVIRSPIVVSTLTFDF; this is encoded by the coding sequence ATGGGAATCAATATTTGTCTCTCTCTTTGCTTCTTCTACATCACTACCCTTCACCGCACAATTTCCACGTTGGCCCAGTCTGAGAATTATATCATCCACATGGACATATCAGCCATGCCCAAAGCATACTCCTCCCATCACACTTGGTATCTCTCCACTCTCTCTTCAGCATTGGAGAATTCCAAAGCCACCACCGACAACCTTAATTCTAAGCTGATTTACATCTACACCAATGTCATCAATGGTTTCAGTGCAAACCTGTCACCTAAAGAGCTTGAAGCTCTCAAAACCTCCCCTGGTTACGTTTCTTCCATGCGAGATTTACGCGCCAAGCGTGACACAACACACTCACCACAGTTCCTTGGCCTCAACAAGAATGTGGGGGCGTGGCCAGCGTCTCAATTTGGCAAAGATATCATTGTTGGTTTGGTGGACACTGGAATTTCTCCTGAAAGCAAAAGCTATAACGATGAGGGATTGACTAAAATTCCTTCTCGATGGAAAGGCCAATGTGAAAGTAGCATCAAATGCAACAACAAACTCATTGGAGCGAGGTTCTTCATCAAAGGGTTTCTGGCAAAGCACCCCAACACCACCAATAATGTTTCTTCAACGCGTGACACTGATGGTCACGGGACTCACACATCAAGCACTGCAGCTGGGAGTGTTGTTGAGGGTGCATCATACTATGGGTATGCTTCTGGATCAGCCACAGGAATAGCTTCACGTGCGAGAGTGGCCATGTACAAGGCCTTGTGGGATGAAGGAGATTACGCATCTGATATAATAGCTGCAATTGATAGTGCTATATCAGACGGGGTTGATGTTCTTTCCttgtcatttggttttgatgatgtaCCCTTGTACGAAGACCCTGTTGCTATAGCCACGTTTTCAGCAATGGAGAAAGGAATTTTTGTGTCCACGTCAGCAGGAAACGAAGGGCCTTTCCTTGGAAGACTTCACAATGGAATACCATGGGTCATAACCGTGGCTGCTGGCACCTTGGACCGTGAATTTCATGGTACTCTTACACTTGGCAATGGTGTCCAAATAACTGGCATGTCTCTCTATCATGGAAACTTCTCTTCCAGCAATGTTCCAATTGTTTTCATGGGCTTGTGCGACAACGTGAAGGAACTAGCCAAGGTGAAAAGCAAGATTGTGGTGTGTGAAGACAAGAATGGAACTATCATTGATGTTCAGGCGGCTAAGCTGATTGATGCAAATGTTGTCGCGGCTGTGTTAATTTCAAACAGCTCTTACAGTTCGTTTTTCTTAGACAATAGCTTTGCGTCTATTATTGTTTCCCCAATAAACGGGGAAACTGTCAAAGCTTACATTAAGAGTACTAACTATGGCACAAAAGGAACCTTGTCTTTTAAGAAGACAGTTTTGGGTTCTAGACCAGCTCCGAGTGTGGATGATTACAGTTCTAGAGGGCCTTCAAGTAGTGTTCCATTTGTGTTGAAACCGGACATCACTGCTCCTGGTACATCAATCTTAGCTGCATGGCCTCAAAATGTTCCGGTGGAAGTGTTTGGGTCCCAAAATATTTTCAGCAACTTCAATTTGTTAAGTGGCACATCCATGGCATGCCCCCATGTTGCTGGTGTGGCAGCACTGTTAAGAGGAGCACACCCTGATTGGAGCGTTGCAGCCATTAGGTCAGCCATTATGACAACATCGGACATGTTTGACAACACCATGGGACTCATCAAAGACGTTGGTGATGATTACAAACCAGCCACTCCTTTAGCCATGGGAGCTGGTCATGTCAACCCAAATAGAGCCCTTGACCCTGGACTTGTTTACGATGTGGGAGTTCAAGATTATGTTAATCTTCTCTGTGCACTTGGCTACACCCAAAAGAACATCACCGTTATCACAGGAACCTCTTCCAATGATTGTTCGAAACCCTCTTTGGACCTCAACTACCCTTCTTTTATTGCTTTCTTCAAGAGCAACAGTTCAAGTACAACACAAGAATTTGAGAGAACCGTGACCAATGTTGGGGAGGGACAGACAATCTATGTTGCCAGCGTTACACCCGTCAAAGGGTACCACGTGAGCGTTATCCCCAAGAAATTGGTGTTCAAGGAGAAGAATGAGAAGCAGAGTTACAAGTTGAGAATTGAAGGtccaagaaagaagaaagagaagaatgTCGCTTTTGGGTATCTCACTTGGACGGACTTGAAGCATGTGATTCGGAGCCCCATTGTGGTCTCTACCCTCACATTCGATTTCTAG
- the LOC114390448 gene encoding subtilisin-like protease SBT1.9, with protein sequence MATHICLSLCFLYITTLNLVSTLAQSDNYIIHMDISAMPKTFSTQHSWYLSTLSSALDNSKATNNLNSVSSSKLIYTYTNAINGFSANLSPKELESLKTSPGYVSYMRDLPAKRDTTHSPQFLGLNPNEGAWPVSEFGKDVIVGLVDTGIWPESKSFNDKGMTEIPSRWKGQCESTIKCNKKLIGAQFFNKGMLANSPNITIAANSTRDTEGHGTHTSSTAAGSVVEGASYFGYASGSATGIASGARVAMYKALGEEGDLASDIIAAIDSAISDGVDVLSLSFGFDYVPLYEDPVAIATFAAMEKGIFVSTSAGNEGPYLGRLHNGIPWVITVAAGTLDREFHGTLTLGNGVQVTGMSLYHGNFSSSNVPIVFMGLCDNVKELAKVRRNIAVCEDKDGTFIEAQVSNVFNANVVAAVFISNSSDSIVFYDNSFASIFVTPINGEIVKAYIKITNSGANGTLSFKTTALGTRPAPSVDSYSSRGPSSSAPFVLKPDITAPGTSILAAWPPNVPVDVFIAPKNVFTDFNLLSGTSMACPHVAGVAALLRGAHPEWSVAAIRSAIMTTSDMFDNTMGLIKDIGDDYKPATPLAMGAGHVNPNRALDPGLVYDVGVQDYVNLLCALGYTQKNITVITGNSSNDCSKPSLDLNYPSFIAFFNSNSSSTSQEFQRTVTNVGEGQTIYVASVTPVKGYYVSVIPNKLVFKEKNEKLSYKLRIEGPTNKKVENVAFGYFTWTDVKHVVRSPIVVTTLKVNF encoded by the coding sequence ATGGCTACCCATATTTGTCTCTCTCTTTGCTTCTTATACATCACAACACTCAACCTCGTTTCCACGTTGGCTCAGTCTGACAATTATATCATCCATATGGACATATCAGCCATGCCCAAAACATTCTCCACCCAACACAGTTGGTATCTTTCCACTCTCTCCTCAGCATTGGACAATTCCAAAGCCACCAATAATCTTAACTCTGTTAGTTCTTCTAAGTTGATTTACACTTACACCAATGCCATCAACGGTTTCAGTGCAAACTTGTCACCTAAGGAGCTTGAATCCCTCAAAACCTCCCCGGGTTACGTTTCTTACATGCGGGATTTACCAGCCAAGCGTGACACAACACACTCACCACAGTTCCTTGGCCTCAACCCTAATGAAGGGGCGTGGCCAGTGTCTGAATTTGGCAAAGATGTCATTGTTGGTTTGGTGGACACTGGAATTTGGCCTGAAAGTAAAAGCTTCAACGATAAGGGAATGACTGAAATTCCTTCACGGTGGAAAGGCCAATGTGAAAGTACAATCAAATGCAACAAGAAACTCATTGGAGCTCAGTTCTTTAACAAAGGAATGCTGGCAAATAGCCCCAACATTACCATAGCTGCGAACTCAACACGAGACACTGAGGGTCACGGGACTCACACATCAAGCACTGCAGCTGGGAGTGTTGTTGAGGGTGCATCGTACTTTGGTTATGCTTCTGGATCAGCCACAGGAATAGCTTCAGGGGCGAGAGTAGCCATGTACAAGGCATTGGGGGAAGAAGGAGATTTGGCGTCAGATATAATAGCTGCAATTGATAGTGCAATATCAGATGGGGTTGATGTTCTTTCCTTGTCATTTGGCTTTGATTACGTACCCTTGTACGAGGATCCTGTTGCAATTGCCACGTTTGCAGCCATGGAGAAAGGAATTTTTGTGTCCACATCAGCAGGAAACGAAGGGCCTTACCTTGGAAGACTTCACAATGGAATACCATGGGTCATAACCGTGGCTGCTGGCACCTTGGACCGTGAATTTCATGGCACTCTTACGCTTGGAAATGGAGTTCAAGTAACGGGCATGTCTCTCTATCATGGAAACTTCTCCTCCAGCAATGTTCCTATTGTTTTCATGGGCTTGTGCGACAATGTGAAGGAACTGGCCAAGGTGAGGAGAAACATTGCGGTGTGTGAAGACAAGGATGGAACTTTCATTGAAGCTCAAGTGTCTAATGTGTTTAATGCAAATGTTGTGGCGGCAGTGTTCATATCAAACAGTTCTGACAGTATTGTTTTCTACGATAATAGCTTTGCATCTATTTTTGTTACCCCAATAAACGGGGAAATTGTAAAAGCTTACATCAAGATCACTAACTCTGGTGCAAATGGAACCTTGTCTTTTAAGACAACAGCTTTAGGTACTAGACCAGCACCGAGTGTGGATAGTTACAGTTCAAGAGGGCCTTCAAGTAGTGCTCCATTTGTGTTGAAACCGGACATCACTGCTCCTGGTACATCAATCTTAGCTGCATGGCCTCCAAATGTTCCGGTGGATGTGTTTATTGCGCCCAAAAATGTTTTCACTGACTTCAATTTGTTAAGTGGCACATCCATGGCATGCCCCCATGTTGCTGGTGTGGCAGCATTGTTAAGAGGAGCACACCCTGAATGGAGCGTTGCAGCAATTAGGTCAGCAATCATGACAACATCTGACATGTTTGACAACACCATGGGACTCATCAAAGACATTGGTGATGATTACAAACCAGCCACTCCTTTAGCCATGGGAGCTGGTCATGTCAACCCTAATAGAGCCCTTGACCCTGGACTTGTTTACGATGTGGGAGTTCAAGATTATGTTAATCTCCTCTGTGCACTTGGCTACACCCAAAAGAACATCACTGTCATCACTGGAAACTCTTCCAATGATTGTTCCAAACCCTCTTTGGACCTCAACTACCCTTCTTTTATTGCTTTCTTCAATAGCAACAGTTCGAGTACATCACAAGAATTTCAAAGAACGGTGACCAATGTTGGGGAGGGACAAACAATCTATGTTGCTAGCGTTACACCCGTCAAAGGGTACTACGTGAGCGTTATCCCCAACAAGTTGGTGTTCAAGGAGAAGAACGAGAAGCTGAGTTACAAGTTGAGAATTGAGGGTCCAACAAACAAGAAAGTGGAGAATGTCGCTTTTGGGTATTTCACTTGGACGGACGTGAAACATGTGGTTAGGAGCCCCATTGTGGTCACCACCCTCAAAGTGAATTTCTAg
- the LOC114390191 gene encoding uncharacterized protein LOC114390191 encodes MGNCVFRGLNHGVSEDMMVKVVTSNGGIMELFSPITVECITNEFPGQGIFRSRRDMFSEPLPKNEELHGGEVYYLLPLNPSSSRKSLTRQFSDTAATLTPYRMSTFEKNNNNNNNNVYSEPPELISRYNSSGVWKVKLVISPEKLSEILSQESRTEALIESVRTVAKCGNGAPSSVANSDQWSVASSWKGSMSEKMGLQ; translated from the coding sequence ATGGGAAACTGCGTGTTCAGAGGTTTGAACCACGGCGTGTCCGAAGACATGATGGTGAAGGTTGTTACCTCAAACGGAGGCATCATGGAACTCTTCTCTCCCATAACCGTGGAGTGCATAACCAACGAGTTCCCCGGCCAAGGCATCTTCCGGAGCCGCCGCGACATGTTCTCCGAACCGCTCCCGAAAAACGAGGAGCTCCACGGCGGAGAAGTCTACTACCTCCTCCCTCTCAACCCTTCTTCTTCTCGCAAGAGCTTGACAAGACAATTCTCCGACACCGCGGCCACGTTAACACCATACCGAATGTCCACGTTCgagaaaaataacaataacaataacaacaatgtGTACTCGGAACCACCCGAGTTGATTTCGAGATACAACAGTAGTGGGGTGTGGAAGGTGAAGTTGGTGATAAGCCCCGAGAAGCTGTCGGAGATTTTGTCACAGGAGTCGCGGACGGAGGCGTTGATAGAGAGCGTGAGGACGGTGGCGAAGTGCGGCAACGGTGCGCCGTCGTCGGTGGCGAACTCCGACCAGTGGAGTGTGGCAAGCAGTTGGAAAGGTTCTATGTCGGAGAAGATGGGTTTACAATAG